The genomic segment CTCACGGGAGACATCAATTCCCAATCAGCCTCCCGTGTGCTGAAACAACCGGTTGCTGTCCGCATTGACAGTTCGGGGTTTGTCACTCCGTTCACCCTCGTCTTTGTGGATACTGAAGCAAACTCCTTCTGGAAAATCGCCACCACCAACATCATGGGGCAACTTGAGCTTAAACAGGAATAGAAGAACCCCAAAGGGATTCAGTGTACTGGAAGTGCTGGTCGCCATTTCTATTTTGACAACCATGCTCATTGCGATTTACCAGTCATTCAGTACCTCACTGTTTATCCTGGCGTCTGTTGACAACCTCTGGAGGTCCATGACCTACACCCACAATGAACTGACCCAGTGGGAACGGAGTCTCAACGCTCCGGTCGCAGTCAATCAGGGAACCTTTGACGATAAGCATGCACTGGCAGGATTTCGCTGGAAACGGGAAATTCTGGATGTGTCGCCACTGCCCGGAGTGATTGTCAGAAAAGTCGGCTATACACTCAACTGGGATGAAGGAAAAAATGAGTATACGTATAACGCTGAAATATACATCAAACCCGACTGAGTCTTGAAACAGGAGTTGCTAACCGACTAAATTCCCCATGAATTGTTCATAAATCCCACGTACTTTTCTGGTGGTTTCCCGATAGGCCTGCTGAAAATCAGAAATTTCATGTCCCTGCCGTTGTAACAACTGTAGCAACGGTTCAGTTTCCAGTGATTTGAAATCAAGTGTGTTGGTGGATTTGTCATACAACAACCGCAGATAACTCTCGATCTGTCGGAGCATCCGGTAACACCCGAGCAGGGTTTGAGCCGTTGATTCATCCATCACACCAAAGGCGCTCATCTTTTCCAAAGCATCCAGTGTACTGTTCGTGTACAATGCCGGATGCCTGGGACCATGCAGTAACTGTAGATATTGGGTCATGTATTCCACATCCAGCAAGCCGCCAAAGCCTTCCTTCAGATTCATTT from the SAR324 cluster bacterium genome contains:
- a CDS encoding prepilin-type N-terminal cleavage/methylation domain-containing protein; its protein translation is MSLNRNRRTPKGFSVLEVLVAISILTTMLIAIYQSFSTSLFILASVDNLWRSMTYTHNELTQWERSLNAPVAVNQGTFDDKHALAGFRWKREILDVSPLPGVIVRKVGYTLNWDEGKNEYTYNAEIYIKPD